A DNA window from Chryseobacterium sp. MEBOG06 contains the following coding sequences:
- a CDS encoding CusA/CzcA family heavy metal efflux RND transporter — translation MLDKIIKFSIRNKAVIGIMTLLLVIWGTWSATKLPIDAVPDITNNQVQIITVCPTLAGQEVEQLVTFPIEQSIANVPDIQETRSISRFGLSVITVVFKENVDVYFARQLINEQLKNAVEEIPKGVGTPELAPVSTGLGEVYQYILHPKKGSEKKYNAKELRTMQDWIVRRQLNGTPGVAEINSFGGELKQYEVAIDPNRLKAMGTSITEIFTALEKNNQNTGGAYIDKKPNAYFIRGIGLVTSLEDIKNIAVKNETGSVPIFIKDVADVRLGSAVRYGALTYDGKVDAVGGVVMMLKGANSNEVVNNIKAKIPTIQKSLPDDVVIEPFLDRTDLVDRAINTVQKNLIEGALIVIFVLVIFLGNLRAGLIVASAIPLSLLFALGMMNVFGVSANLMSLGAIDFGLIVDGAVIIVEATLHHLGVRKSVRALTQSEMDEEVFLSASKIRSSAAFGEIIILIVYIPILTLAGVEGKMFTPMAKTVGFAILGALILSLTYIPMMSALFLSKKISHRETFSDKMMNRLQKIYQPLLQKAIKVKYIVVSATVVVFLISAFIFKNMGGEFIPQLQEGDFAFHCILPQGSSLSQSIETSMQASRIIKQFDEVKMVVGKTGSAEVPTDPMPPEATDMIVVLKPQSEWKTKKSYNELGDEISEKLETIPGVFFEKNQPIQMRFNELMTGIRQDVAVKIFGENLDSLAVYADKVGKIIQTVDGATAPQIERVSGLPEINVQYDRTRIANYGLNIEDVNNAVSTAFAGKAAGQVFENERRFDLVVRLDSLHRTDISDVNNLMITSGTGAQIPLSQVANIGYKLGPAQISREQGKRRIVIGFNVKGRDVESVVKDIQTKLNKVKLPSGYYFTYGGQFENLQEASKRLMIAVPVSLLLIFMLLYFTFRSFKQAALIFTAIPMSAIGGVFALLVRDMPFSISAGIGFIALFGVAVLNGIVLIGTFNQLEKEGEEDILKRVFEGTKTRLRPVLMTATVASLGFLPMAISTGAGAEVQKPLATVVIGGLITATFLTLFVLPMLYIIFNTKILKRKNNKTGTFTIVLILGFMMLGQTFKAQSRSISAEEAVEMAVNNNLTLQSKDLSIKSAEALRATAKELPKLSVEAQLGQYNSPKFDQSFAISQSIPFPTLFKARKELISENIKSKQIDKEVTANELIKQVRTYYYQIEYLQYNKAQLTSLAGYYEDFIRIATVRFKAGDIKKIEINTAETQKGEIDLLLRQNEVYLNNAYKSLKTLLNTTDNLEVPFKKDYAPLKAENVLDSSIVANNPSVRAFYQEMEIAEKNKKVEKSLGMPDFNLGYTNQSLIGLHTVNGQENFYNSGKRFQSATVGVAIPLTFGATKARIQSLEYEKQVAETNAIMQKKHLSAQLENAFSQYQQDTQQYEYYNSQALPNAEKIVKAAQLGYKTGEISYVEYLFALQTATNIQLKYLESIQQVNQSVVTINSIINK, via the coding sequence GTGTTAGATAAAATCATAAAATTCAGTATCAGAAATAAAGCGGTTATTGGTATCATGACTTTATTACTGGTCATCTGGGGAACCTGGAGTGCTACAAAGCTGCCTATAGATGCGGTACCGGATATCACCAACAACCAGGTGCAGATCATCACTGTGTGTCCTACACTAGCCGGACAGGAAGTAGAGCAGCTGGTAACCTTCCCAATAGAGCAGAGTATTGCCAATGTTCCCGATATTCAGGAGACAAGAAGTATTTCAAGATTTGGACTTTCTGTGATTACAGTCGTTTTCAAGGAAAATGTAGATGTTTACTTTGCCAGACAGCTCATTAATGAACAACTGAAAAACGCAGTGGAAGAAATTCCAAAAGGGGTAGGAACTCCCGAGCTGGCTCCTGTAAGTACGGGTCTCGGAGAAGTGTATCAGTATATTCTTCACCCTAAAAAAGGAAGCGAAAAGAAATACAATGCCAAAGAACTTCGTACCATGCAGGACTGGATCGTGCGTAGACAGTTGAACGGAACTCCGGGAGTTGCTGAAATTAACAGTTTTGGTGGAGAGTTAAAACAATATGAGGTAGCTATTGACCCCAACCGTTTGAAGGCCATGGGAACCAGTATTACCGAAATATTTACCGCCCTTGAAAAAAATAATCAGAATACCGGAGGAGCTTATATTGATAAAAAGCCGAACGCTTATTTTATCCGCGGAATCGGATTAGTAACTTCTCTGGAGGATATTAAAAATATAGCTGTTAAAAATGAAACAGGAAGCGTTCCGATTTTCATAAAAGATGTGGCAGATGTCCGTTTAGGAAGTGCCGTTCGCTATGGGGCGCTGACTTATGACGGGAAAGTAGATGCTGTAGGTGGGGTTGTTATGATGCTGAAGGGGGCCAATAGTAATGAAGTAGTTAACAATATCAAAGCAAAGATTCCAACCATCCAGAAATCTCTTCCTGATGATGTGGTAATAGAACCTTTTCTTGACAGGACGGATTTAGTGGACCGGGCGATCAATACCGTTCAAAAAAATCTTATTGAAGGAGCTTTGATCGTTATTTTCGTTCTTGTTATCTTCCTCGGAAACCTGAGAGCAGGTCTTATTGTAGCCTCAGCAATTCCGCTTTCCTTGCTGTTTGCGCTGGGAATGATGAATGTTTTTGGGGTAAGTGCCAACCTGATGAGCCTTGGTGCAATAGATTTCGGGTTAATAGTAGATGGAGCCGTAATTATTGTAGAAGCCACACTGCATCATTTGGGGGTAAGGAAATCTGTCCGGGCATTGACACAGTCTGAAATGGATGAAGAAGTATTTCTTTCTGCATCCAAAATCAGGAGCAGTGCTGCTTTCGGAGAGATTATTATCCTTATTGTATATATTCCAATTCTTACATTGGCTGGAGTGGAGGGGAAAATGTTTACCCCGATGGCCAAAACGGTAGGATTTGCAATTCTGGGAGCTTTGATTCTCTCTCTGACCTATATTCCAATGATGAGCGCTTTGTTTTTATCCAAGAAGATCTCTCACAGAGAAACTTTTTCAGATAAGATGATGAACCGTCTTCAGAAGATCTATCAACCCTTATTGCAGAAAGCAATCAAAGTAAAATATATTGTGGTCTCTGCAACAGTGGTTGTCTTTCTTATTTCCGCTTTTATATTCAAAAATATGGGCGGTGAATTTATTCCGCAATTGCAGGAAGGAGACTTTGCTTTCCATTGTATTTTGCCACAGGGAAGTTCACTCAGCCAGAGTATAGAGACCTCAATGCAGGCATCAAGAATTATAAAACAGTTTGATGAGGTAAAGATGGTAGTGGGGAAAACAGGATCAGCAGAAGTTCCTACAGACCCAATGCCTCCTGAAGCAACCGATATGATTGTGGTGCTGAAGCCCCAAAGCGAATGGAAAACCAAAAAATCCTATAACGAACTCGGAGATGAAATCAGTGAAAAGCTCGAAACAATTCCTGGGGTGTTCTTTGAGAAAAACCAGCCTATTCAGATGCGTTTCAATGAGCTGATGACAGGGATCAGACAGGATGTTGCCGTGAAAATCTTTGGAGAAAACCTTGACTCACTGGCAGTATATGCTGATAAAGTTGGAAAAATTATTCAGACTGTTGACGGAGCCACAGCTCCTCAGATTGAAAGGGTAAGCGGACTTCCGGAGATCAATGTGCAGTATGACAGAACAAGAATTGCCAATTATGGATTAAATATTGAAGATGTGAACAATGCTGTAAGTACTGCCTTTGCAGGAAAAGCGGCAGGGCAGGTTTTCGAAAATGAAAGACGTTTTGATCTGGTAGTCCGTTTGGACAGTCTTCACAGAACTGATATCTCAGATGTTAACAACCTAATGATTACTTCCGGTACGGGAGCACAAATTCCTTTGTCACAGGTGGCGAATATAGGTTATAAACTGGGGCCTGCACAAATAAGCCGTGAACAGGGTAAACGTAGAATTGTGATTGGCTTCAATGTAAAAGGACGTGATGTGGAAAGCGTTGTAAAAGATATTCAGACAAAACTAAATAAAGTAAAATTACCATCCGGCTATTACTTTACTTACGGAGGACAGTTTGAAAACCTTCAGGAAGCTAGTAAAAGGTTGATGATTGCTGTTCCGGTGTCACTACTTCTGATTTTTATGCTGCTGTATTTTACCTTCCGGTCATTCAAGCAGGCTGCTTTGATCTTTACGGCTATTCCTATGAGTGCTATCGGAGGTGTGTTCGCTCTTTTGGTGAGAGATATGCCATTCAGCATCAGTGCCGGAATCGGATTTATAGCCCTTTTTGGAGTCGCGGTACTTAATGGAATTGTTTTGATAGGAACTTTCAACCAATTGGAGAAAGAAGGAGAAGAGGATATTCTGAAAAGGGTATTTGAAGGAACGAAAACAAGATTAAGACCAGTTCTGATGACCGCAACAGTTGCCTCGTTAGGATTTTTACCAATGGCTATTTCCACAGGAGCAGGGGCAGAAGTTCAGAAGCCCTTGGCGACGGTAGTTATCGGAGGTCTGATAACGGCAACATTCCTTACTTTATTCGTTTTGCCAATGCTGTATATCATTTTTAACACAAAGATTCTGAAAAGAAAAAATAATAAGACAGGAACATTTACTATTGTTCTCATTTTAGGATTTATGATGCTGGGGCAGACTTTTAAAGCGCAGTCCAGATCTATTTCTGCGGAAGAAGCAGTAGAAATGGCGGTAAACAATAATCTAACCTTGCAGTCAAAGGATTTAAGCATAAAATCCGCTGAAGCTTTGCGTGCTACAGCTAAAGAACTTCCCAAGCTAAGCGTTGAAGCACAGCTCGGGCAGTATAACAGTCCGAAATTTGATCAGTCTTTTGCAATCTCTCAAAGCATTCCTTTTCCAACCCTTTTTAAGGCAAGGAAAGAATTGATCAGTGAAAATATCAAGAGTAAGCAGATTGATAAAGAGGTTACAGCCAATGAATTGATAAAACAGGTCCGTACCTATTATTATCAGATAGAATACCTGCAGTATAATAAAGCACAGCTGACAAGTCTGGCCGGATATTATGAAGACTTTATCCGGATTGCAACAGTGAGATTTAAAGCCGGTGATATCAAAAAAATTGAAATCAATACCGCAGAAACCCAAAAAGGAGAGATTGATCTGCTGCTTAGGCAAAATGAAGTATATCTGAATAATGCCTACAAGAGTTTAAAAACACTTCTGAATACCACGGATAATCTTGAAGTGCCCTTTAAAAAAGATTATGCCCCTTTAAAAGCAGAAAATGTACTGGATAGTTCCATAGTCGCGAATAACCCTTCTGTAAGGGCTTTTTACCAGGAAATGGAAATTGCGGAAAAAAATAAAAAAGTTGAAAAATCCCTGGGAATGCCAGACTTTAACCTGGGATATACCAATCAATCCCTGATAGGGCTTCATACCGTTAACGGGCAGGAAAATTTTTACAATTCCGGAAAACGATTCCAGTCTGCCACCGTAGGAGTTGCAATTCCTTTAACCTTTGGAGCTACAAAAGCGAGGATTCAGTCGCTGGAATATGAAAAACAGGTGGCTGAAACCAATGCGATAATGCAAAAGAAACATCTTTCTGCACAGCTGGAAAATGCTTTCAGCCAATATCAGCAGGATACCCAGCAATATGAATATTACAACAGTCAGGCACTGCCAAATGCAGAAAAAATTGTTAAAGCAGCTCAATTAGGATATAAAACTGGAGAAATTTCCTACGTGGAATATCTTTTTGCTTTACAGACTGCTACCAATATCCAATTAAAATATCTGGAATCTATTCAACAGGTAAATCAATCTGTAGTTACCATTAATTCAATCATTAATAAATAA
- a CDS encoding efflux RND transporter periplasmic adaptor subunit, giving the protein MKLKYNILTLALISLFIISCGKKEASEEKAPEKTEQKEAAHEETPVTIASLTEDQMKSVGVALGTVEMKELTSTIKANGLLSVPNSNKATITSLYGGIIKTLNVQVGSIVKKGQVIATIANPEYIQLQEDYLTTNSRITYAEQEYRRQRELFDNDAGAKKNLQSADAELKTLRTKRASLLKQLQMMGISPAKVSNGNMKSGLVITAPISGTISSIAAQIGSYVDISAPVATVIDNGSIHLDLQVFEKDLPKMRVGQIVHFKLTNNPETEYDARIYSIGSSFENESKTISMHCEVIGNKSGLIDGMNITGIVSLDKSTTPAVPTEAIVEADGKYYVFIQTAKKQEEEHDEKGKPHPKTLNFEKIEVVKGTSDMGYTAMTPVGNIPDSAKIVVKGAFFVNAKLVNSGEHEH; this is encoded by the coding sequence ATGAAACTCAAATATAATATCCTTACTCTTGCCCTGATCTCTCTATTCATAATAAGCTGTGGGAAAAAGGAAGCTTCAGAAGAAAAAGCCCCTGAAAAAACAGAGCAGAAAGAAGCTGCCCATGAAGAAACTCCGGTAACTATTGCTTCTCTCACAGAAGACCAGATGAAGTCTGTAGGAGTAGCTTTGGGAACCGTAGAAATGAAGGAGTTGACCTCCACTATAAAAGCCAATGGTCTGCTGAGTGTACCCAACAGTAATAAAGCGACCATCACTTCCCTTTATGGGGGAATCATCAAAACCTTAAATGTTCAGGTAGGAAGTATTGTGAAAAAAGGACAGGTGATTGCCACTATTGCCAACCCGGAATACATCCAGCTTCAGGAGGATTATCTGACTACCAACAGCAGAATAACCTACGCAGAACAGGAATACAGAAGACAGAGAGAACTTTTTGATAACGATGCAGGAGCTAAGAAAAATCTGCAAAGTGCCGATGCAGAGCTGAAGACCCTGAGAACAAAAAGAGCCTCACTTTTAAAACAGCTTCAGATGATGGGAATAAGCCCGGCAAAAGTAAGTAATGGAAATATGAAATCCGGATTGGTGATTACAGCACCTATCAGCGGAACAATCAGCAGTATTGCAGCGCAGATAGGAAGCTATGTGGATATTTCTGCACCGGTAGCTACAGTGATTGATAACGGATCTATTCACCTGGATCTTCAGGTGTTTGAAAAAGACCTTCCGAAAATGAGAGTCGGGCAGATTGTTCACTTTAAGCTGACCAACAATCCGGAAACGGAATATGATGCAAGAATTTACAGCATAGGATCTTCTTTTGAAAACGAAAGTAAAACCATCTCTATGCATTGCGAAGTGATTGGAAATAAATCAGGCCTTATAGATGGAATGAATATCACCGGAATTGTAAGCCTTGATAAAAGTACAACTCCCGCAGTTCCTACGGAAGCTATTGTAGAAGCAGACGGAAAATATTATGTTTTTATCCAGACCGCCAAAAAACAGGAAGAAGAACATGACGAAAAAGGAAAACCTCATCCGAAAACCCTAAACTTTGAAAAAATAGAAGTGGTAAAAGGTACATCTGATATGGGATATACTGCGATGACACCGGTAGGAAATATTCCTGACAGTGCAAAAATTGTAGTAAAAGGAGCTTTTTTTGTGAACGCTAAACTGGTTAATTCTGGAGAACATGAACATTAA
- a CDS encoding bestrophin family protein, whose translation MLLNKKISVWYFIREIKFQILFIAIFAVAIGLLDMLPWFQKISLPLNIPALLGTAVSLLLAFRTSQSYERWWEARTVWGAIVNDSRTLVRLIIQFMPEGKNQTIKDFAERQIIWTYALGESLRKLPFSTKVKQYLDQHNVSAVNIPNALLDEHSRQIREITASKELTDFQQMQLNDIITRLCDSMGKCERLKNTVFPRSYSVLVHILIYVFAAILPFGLDDSLLAVEIMITFLIPVAFVAIEKTSIIMQDPFENGPVDTPMTSLAQTIEINIRQMIGDQNVPLKKENTSYYEM comes from the coding sequence ATGTTATTGAACAAAAAAATATCAGTCTGGTATTTCATCCGTGAAATAAAATTCCAAATTCTGTTCATCGCAATCTTTGCTGTGGCGATTGGTCTTTTGGATATGCTGCCGTGGTTTCAGAAGATCTCACTTCCTTTGAATATTCCTGCGCTGCTGGGAACGGCAGTATCACTACTGTTAGCTTTCAGAACTTCCCAGTCCTATGAAAGGTGGTGGGAAGCCAGAACAGTGTGGGGAGCTATTGTGAATGATTCCCGGACTTTGGTAAGGCTGATCATTCAGTTTATGCCGGAGGGAAAAAATCAAACAATAAAAGATTTTGCTGAACGTCAGATTATATGGACGTATGCCCTTGGAGAATCTTTGAGAAAACTTCCATTTTCTACAAAAGTAAAGCAATACCTGGATCAGCACAATGTCAGTGCTGTTAATATCCCCAATGCACTTCTGGATGAGCATTCCAGGCAGATAAGGGAGATTACGGCTTCAAAAGAACTTACAGATTTTCAGCAAATGCAGCTGAATGATATCATCACAAGGCTGTGCGACAGCATGGGAAAATGCGAAAGACTGAAGAATACAGTGTTCCCCCGTTCTTACAGTGTCTTAGTACATATTTTGATCTATGTATTTGCAGCCATCCTTCCGTTTGGACTTGATGATTCTCTGCTGGCGGTAGAAATTATGATTACTTTTCTGATTCCGGTGGCGTTTGTCGCTATTGAAAAAACATCCATCATCATGCAGGATCCTTTTGAAAACGGGCCTGTAGATACCCCCATGACTTCTCTGGCACAAACTATTGAGATCAATATCAGACAAATGATAGGCGATCAGAATGTTCCATTGAAAAAAGAAAATACATCCTATTATGAAATGTAA